In Palaemon carinicauda isolate YSFRI2023 chromosome 1, ASM3689809v2, whole genome shotgun sequence, the genomic stretch TCCACCAGAGAGTAGAGAGACTATCTAATTCATTCGGACAAGAAATGGTTTATGACGTTACAAATGGTAAGCAGAAGCATTCAAAGCACATTTGGCTGCCCCCAGTGTGTCGTACTGACAGTTAGTGGGAATTGACACAGCAATGTGCATCCAGATACTATCCCTAGCCAATGAAAATGTTACATTACCTTCAAATGTTCATCCTGGTGTGGTTAACACCGTGGCCTGTTATAATATTGGTCGGTTGGAAGAGACAATTAGTGGATGTGAAACATCATATAAAATTAATGGTTATGCTTTTCATCCTAGGGTTATTGGACCACAACAACTGCCCTCCACTGGTACAGTGGATGAAATCAAGAAGAGAAGCATAAGCACTGAACTAACAATGTTGCCAATGTACAATGTCGGGCAGAGGGTAAGACCTCTGTAAAATAAGAAAGCACTGATCCCGTTACATCTGCTATTGCTAAGAGAGCAGCCAGGGTGAATCTCTCCTCGATTCTTGTCTGGATGGTTAATCATGATCCAGCACCACAAGCAATAAGCAGTTTCACAGGCTACAGTATCCTCATCTATGGTGATAGTGATGTGAACCTACAGTGTTGGTTACCTACCAACAAAAATGTCCCTCCACCTCATATGTTCACAGTTTATGATGTGCTAAATCAGACGGTCAATATCATGGAGTCTTTGCAGTTGAACTAAATAGTTTGTGTCTTTATGCAAAGGCAATGGAAATTGTAAAGAAATATCAAGACAAGTTTGATAAAATAATCCTGGGATAGGGTTATTTCCCACAatctatagtatacagtatattatttggaTCATTGGGAAACATTTTCACGATACAGAGTTGAAGGACATCTGTGTTTTGTCAGATGTAATTGCAGATAAATCTATATCTGTTGCCACAGAAGGTCGAAGTTACAACTGTACTGTACAACTCCATAACTGATTCTATGAAGCGCTAATGAGTCTGGCTTTGAAAGGCTTCCTACTATGGTTGGAAATAAACTCTAGAGATGATATTTAATGTAATAAAGAGACCATTTAAGATATTAGAAACCTTCACAATGATTTTTCTCATGCTATGAAAGACGTGATGGATTCAATTGTTTCTCGCATCATACAGCTGTTTGGGGATACTTTGAATTTCTAAGACATTCAAGTGGAAAACTCTCATCATTTTTAGATGTCCTGCATAGACAGTGAACGTAATGCTTAGACTACTGAGGGCATAACGAAAAGGTGACTGGCTATTGCATCTGAACTCTATCGATGAAATGATTGAATGTTGTTTTGTCTAGATAAGCTTAACTATACTAGATATCTGCCAATTTACTATGTACAGATTTCCTGGATACATATTGATTACCTAGAGGTGTATGAGGACTTCATAAAAATGGGATTTTCAATGCAGCTGGGATCCAGCAGCACATTAGGTAGTATTCCGGTAGAACTTACCATATACAAAACTGTAAATAAGGCTACTCAAACACCAATTAGGACCAAGGTGTTCAGCCTTAAACCCAGAACTATTATGAAAATTTGCCTGACAGCTGAATATCGAAGCATGTTTCTCAGGCAGTTAAGGGAAAAGACAGGCTTAAGTGGCTCAAAACTGAATCATCCAGCTTTGCAATTGACCAGGATCAAGAGGGATGAAGCAGATATACAAGCTTTGCGCCAGGAGAACTTCCCAGGAGGGGGCCAGTGCCAAAAGAAGTTCCCAGGAGGGGGCCAGTGCCAGGAAAACTTCCCAGGATGTtgtcagtgccaggagaactttccaggagagcGCTAGTGACAGGAAAACTTCCAAAGAGGGCGCACGTGCCAGCAGAACTTcccaggagggtgccagtgccagcAGAACTTcccaggagggtgccagtgccatGAGAACTTCCCAGGAAGGTGCCAATGCCAGGAAAACTTCACAGGAGGTCACCAGTGCCAAGAGAACTTACCAGAAGGGCACCAGTGCCAAGAGAACTTCCCAGGAGGGCACCAGTGCCAGCAAAACTTCCTGGGAGGGTGCCAGTGCCAAGAGAACTTCCAAGGAGGGAATCTGTGCCAAGGGAAGTTCCCAGGAGGGCATCAGTGCCAGGGGAAGTTCCCAGGAGGGCACCAGTGCCAAGAGAACTTCccaggagggcgccagtgccaGGACAATTTCTTGGGAGGGCGCCAGTGCGAGAGGAAGTTTCCAGGAAGGTACCACAGCCAGGGAAAGTTCCCGGGAGGGCACCAGGGCCAAGAAAACTTCCCAGGAGGGCATCAGTGCCAAGGGAAGTTCCTAGGAGGGTACCAGTGCCAAGAGAACTTCCCAGGAGGACGCCAGTGCCAGCAAAACTTCCTAAGAGAGCGCCAGTGCCAAGGGAACTTCTAGAGAGTGTGCCAGTGTCAGTAGAACTTCCCATGAGGGCGCCAGTGGCAAGAAAACTTCCAGGAGGGCATCAGTGCCAGGGAAAGTTCCTAAGAGGGTGCCAATGCTAGGAGAACTTCGAAGGAGGGCTCCAGTACTAAGAGAACTTCCCAGGAGGGTGTCAGTGCCAGTGGAACTCCccaggagggcgccagtgccaAGAAAACTTCTCAGGGGGGCTCTAGTGCCAAGTTAACTTCCCAGGAGGGCGCCAGTAACAGCAGCACTTCCCAAGAAGGCGCCAGTGCCAGGAGAGCTTCCATGGAGGATGCCAGTGCCAAGAGAACTTCCCATGACGGAACAAGTGCCAAGAGATCTTTtcaggagggtgccagtgccagcGAAACTTCCCAGGAGGGTGCCAGGGCCAACAGAACTTCCCAGGAGGGTGCCAGGGCAAGGAGAACTTCCCAGATAGGCGCCAGTGCTAGTAGAATTTCCTATTAGGGCGCCAGTACCATGAGAACTTcccaggagggtgccagtgccagggGGACTTCCCAGGAGGGTGCCATTGCCAGTATAACTTCCAAGGAGGTTACCAGTGCCATGAGAACTTCCCAGGAGGGCTCTAGTGCCAAGAAAACTTCCCAAGAAGGCGCCAGTGCCAGCAGAACTTTCCAAGAGGATGCTAGTGCCAAGAGAACTTCCCAGAATGGCATCAGTGCCAGAGCAAATTCCCAGTAGGGCATCTGTGCCAGGAGAACTTCCCAGAAGGGTGCCAGTGCTGGGGGGGGGGACTTCCCAGGAGGGTGCCATTACCAAGAGAAATTCCCAGGAGGGTGAGAGTGCCAGGGGGACTTCCCAGGAGGGTGCCATTGCCAGTATAACTTCCCAGGAGGTTACCAGTGCCATTAGAACTTcccaggagggctccagtgccaaGAAAACTTcccaggagggtgccagtgccagcAGAACTTCCCAAGAGGATGCTAGTGCCAAGAGAACTTCCGAGGAGGGCATCAGTGCCAGGGGAAGTTCCCAGGAGGCCATCAGTGCCAAGAAAACTTCCCAGAAGAGTGCCAGTGCCAGCAGAACTTCCCAAGAGGACGCCAGTGTCAAGAGAACTTCccaggagggcgccagtgccaGGGGAACCTcccaggagggtgccagtgccTAGGGAACTTCCCAGGAGGGTGTCAGTGTGCCAAGAGAACTTCCCATGACGGAGCAAGGGCCAAGAGAACTTCCCAGGAGGGTGCCAGTGGCAGGAAAATAAACTCAGTAGGGTGCCAGTGCCAATAGAACTTCTCAGGAGGGTGCCAGTGCCTAGAGAACTTCCCGGGAGGGTGACAGTGCAAGGAGAACTTcccaggagggtgccagtgccaaGAGAAATTcccaggagggtgccagtgccagggGGACTTCCCATTAGGGTGCCATTGCCAGTATAACTTCCCAGAAGGTTACCATTGCCATGAGAACTTCCCAGGATGGCATCAGTGCCAAGGGAAGTTCCCAGGAGGGCATCAGTGCCAGGAGGACTTCCCAGAAGGGTGCCACTGCCAGGAGAACTCCCCAGGAGGATGCCAGTGCCAAGAGAAATTCCCAGGAGGGTGCCAGTACCAGGGGGACTTCCCATTAGGGTGCCATTGCCAGTATAACTTCCCAGCATGTTACCGGTGCCATAAGAGCTTCCCAAGAGGGCTCCAGTGCCAAAAAAACTttccaggagggtgccagtgccagcAGAACTTCCCAAGAGGATGTTAGTGCCAAGAGAACTTCCCAGGAGGGCATCCGTGCCAGGGGAAATTCCCAGGAGGGCATCAGTTATAAGGGAGCTTCCCAGAAGGGTGCCAGTGCCAGCAGAACTTCCCAAGCGGACGCCAGTGTCGAAAGAACTTCTCAGGAGAGCATTAGTGCCAGGGGAACTTCCCAGGAGGgcaccagtgccaggagaacttcccaggagggtgccagtgccaaGACAACTTCCCAGGAGGGTGTCAGTGTGCCAAGAGTACTTCCCATGACGGAGCAAGGGCCAAGAGAACTTCCCAGGAGGGTGCCAGTGGCAGGGAAACAAAcccaggagggtgccagtgccaaCAGAACTTCTCAGGAGGGCACCAGTGCCAAGAGAACTTCCCAGGAGggggccagtgccaggagaacttcccAGGAGGCTGTCAGTCCCAAGAAAACTTCCCATGACGGAGAAAATGCCAAGAGAACTTCCCAGGAGGGCACCAGTACTAGGAGAACTTCCCAGGAGGGCACCATTGCCAAGAGAACCTTCCAGGAGGGTGTCAgcgcca encodes the following:
- the LOC137657987 gene encoding putative per-hexamer repeat protein 5; protein product: MGSSTDTGTLSRSSLGTGALLGSFAGTGVLLGSSLGTGTLLGTSLGTDALLGSFLGPGALPGTFPGCGTFLETSSRTGALPRNCPGTGALLGSSLGTGALLGTSPGTDALLGTSLGTDSLLGSSLGTGTLPGSFAGTGALLGSSLGTGALLVSSLGTGDLL
- the LOC137658099 gene encoding putative per-hexamer repeat protein 5, with translation MGSSLGTGTLLGSSPGTGTLLESSLGTGTLLGSSLGPCSVKENSHGTGTLLGSSLGTGALLGSFLRTCSVTGSSLGTGTLLGSSGTGMLLESSPGADTLLEGSLGNGALLGSSPSTGALLGSSLGIFSVMGSFLGTDSLLGSSPGTGPLLGSSLGTGALLRSSVGTGTLLGLFPCHWHPPGKFSWPLLRHGKYSWHTDTLLGSCLGTGTLLGSSPGTGALLGSSPGTNALLRSSFDTGVRLGSSAGTGTLLGSSLITDALLGISPGTDALLGSSLGTNILLGSSAGTGTLLESFFGTGALLGSSYGTGNMLGSYTGNGTLMGSPPGTGTLLGISLGTGILLGSSPGSGTLLGSPPGTDALLGTSLGTDAILGSSHGNGNLLGSYTGNGTLMGSPPGTGTLLGISLGTGTLLGSSPCTVTLPGSSLGTGTLLRSSIGTGTLLSLFSCHWHPPGKFSWPLLRHGKFSWHTDTLLGSSLGTGTLLGGSPGTGALLGSSLDTGVLLGSSAGTGTLLGSFLGTDGLLGTSPGTDALLGSSLGTSILLGSSAGTGTLLGSFLGTGALLGSSNGTGNLLGSYTGNGTLLGSPPGTLTLLGISLDALLGICSGTDAILGSSLGTSILLESSAGTGAFLGSFLGTRALLGSSHGTGNLLGSYTGNGTLLGSPPGTGTLLGSSHGTGALIGNSTSTGAYLGSSPCPGTLLGSSVGPGTLLGSFAGTGTLLKRSLGTCSVMGSSLGTGILHGSSPGTGAFLGSAAVTGALLGS